From one Gossypium hirsutum isolate 1008001.06 chromosome D08, Gossypium_hirsutum_v2.1, whole genome shotgun sequence genomic stretch:
- the LOC107928399 gene encoding peroxisomal 2,4-dienoyl-CoA reductase [(3E)-enoyl-CoA-producing], with product MESPFKADILKGKVGLITGGGSGIGFEISTQLGKHGASIAIMGRRKHVLQAAVSALQSLGIHAVGFEGDVRKQEDAKRVIESTFKHFGHIDILVNAAAGNFLVPAEDLSTNGFRTVMDIDSVGTFTMCREALEYLKKGGRGRNSPSGGSILNISATLHYTASWYQIHVSAAKAAVDSITRNLALEWGTDYDIRVNGIAPGPIADTPGLSKLAPDEITIKAREHLPSYKIGDKWDIAMSAIYLVSDAGKFVNGTTLVVDGGHWLRNPRRLPKEEVKQLSRVVEKRSRETPVGVPSSKL from the exons ATGGAGTCACCGTTCAAAGCAGACATTTTGAAAGGGAAAGTGGGTTTAATTACAGGCGGTGGCTCAGGCATTGGTTTCGAGATTTCTACCCAGTTGGGCAAACATGGAGCTTCAATTGCTATTATGGGTCGACGCAAACATGTCCTTCAAGCTGCTGTTTCTGCTCTTCAATCCCTTGGGATTCAT GCTGTTGGCTTTGAGGGGGATGTTCGTAAGCAGGAAGATGCAAAAAGAGTGATTGAATCAACTTTCAAACATTTTGGCCATATTGACATTCTTGTGAATGCTGCTGCTGGAAACTTTCTTGTGCCTGCTGAAGATTTGTCCACTAACGGGTTTCGAACAG TTATGGATATTGATTCTGTTGGTACCTTCACAATGTGCCGCGAAGCACTCGAGTATCTCAAAAAGGGAGGACGTGGAAGGAACTCACCGAGTGGAGGATCAATCTTGAATATCAGTGCTACTTTACATTATACAGCCTCTTGGTACCAAATACACGTCTCTGCAGCCAAG GCAGCAGTTGATAGCATTACCAGAAACTTAGCACTCGAGTGGGGAACTGACTACGATATCCGGGTCAATGGTATTGCTCCTGGCCCTATTGCCGATACACCCGGCTTAAGTAAACTCGCACCCGACGAGATTACCATCAAGGCTCGAGAGCACTTGCCTTCGTATAAAATAGGGGACAAATGGGATATTGCTATGTCAGCTATCTACCTTGTTTCAGATGCTG GTAAATTTGTGAATGGGACTACACTCGTAGTTGATGGAGGACATTGGCTGAGGAATCCTCGCCGTCTACCGAAAGAGGAAGTCAAGCAGTTGTCTCGAGTGGTCGAAAAGAGATCGAGAGAAACGCCGGTCGGAGTTCCATCCAGCAAGCTGTAA
- the LOC107928324 gene encoding uncharacterized protein, whose translation MRVTHKLFCGVCFFFFRSMWGTKRWFILHQRRKGLKQGRKSMRKRLNKLKTEMKVVSKEQKSIKEGQRQVGAKLQGINYECEQLRRETNRIIQQTATTQIRLALMFNILKAREEGDFAKAHQLTALLREVVARG comes from the exons ATGAGGGTGACTCATAAGTTATTTTGTGgtgtttgcttctttttttttcgttCAATGTGGGGAACCAAAAGATGGTTCATTTTGCACCAAAGGAGGAAG GGTTTGAAGCAAGGGAGAAAATCCATGAGGAAAAGGCTGAATAAGTTGAAAACAGAGATGAAAGTGGTGAGCAAAGAGCAAAAAAGCATAAAAGAAGGGCAAAGGCAAGTTGGGGCCAAATTGCAAGGTATCAACTATGAATGCGAGCAGCTCCGCCGTGAAACTAATCGAATTATTCAACAAACCGCCACCACTCAAATCCGGTTAGCCCTAATGTTCAACATCCTTAAAGCTCGTGAGGAAGGTGATTTTGCAAAGGCTCATCAATTAACTGCACTCCTTCG tgaAGTAGTAGCCAGGGGTTAA
- the LOC107928405 gene encoding SKP1-like protein 14, translated as MSTTVPKKITLRTADNHEFEVDEAVAMELGTVKTFFDENPDATDEPIPLPNVSSKCLSTIIEYCKFHLSLRARGNDSSSAEEEGKVYDEELIKAHDNESLVELILAVNYLNIKDMLDTLNQGVADRIKNKSVEYVRRFFGIENDYTPEEEAEIRAQYEWAFEGVDPDDD; from the coding sequence ATGTCAACCACAGTCCCCAAAAAAATTACCCTCCGAACCGCCGACAATCACGAGTTCGAAGTCGATGAAGCAGTAGCCATGGAACTCGGCACCGTCAAGACCTTCTTCGACGAAAACCCCGACGCCACCGACGAGCCCATCCCTCTCCCCAACGTTTCCTCCAAGTGTCTCTCTACAATCATCGAGTACTGCAAATTCCACCTCTCTCTCCGTGCCCGCGGCAACGATTCTTCGTCGGCGGAGGAAGAAGGCAAGGTTTACGATGAAGAGTTGATCAAGGCCCATGACAATGAGTCGTTGGTCGAGTTGATCTTGGCCGTTAATTATCTCAACATCAAAGATATGCTTGATACGTTGAACCAAGGTGTTGCTGATAGGATTAAGAACAAGAGCGTGGAGTATGTTAGGAGGTTTTTTGGGATCGAAAACGATTATACACCTGAGGAAGAAGCTGAGATTAGAGCACAATATGAATGGGCTTTTGAAGGTGTTGATCCTGATGATGATTGA
- the LOC107928344 gene encoding uncharacterized protein isoform X2 translates to MFTSIFAVRSSFGCCGTLAIASAQNTEVTRGHRGCANLRIESFLTLRVLVAKVGTADALAFFLPGVVSQFAKVLHISKAMISGAAGSVEAIDQAIRGLAEYLMIVLQDDANLSGLDMYKDDSFGHKSNKYKSTTSFLEELRQLPLKAQSRRMLENVNGESINSVSTKTESGEKSSPNLDKGMGSFHVDRTKEWIEKTSGHVNKLLCATFPYICVYQAKKVRHGLFVAIRGLLLKCNFTLEKSKQMFLECLCALVVDDSEEISAAAQDFMEYLFSASGKHHVEHDIAAIFSRLIEKLPKTVLGSDESLALSHVQQLLTVIYYSGPQFLLRHLQSPVTAARLLDVFALCLSQNSAFTGSLSKLVSTRSSSVGYLPSVDELKGLHIVGDSEVLHSAASSKSSKLTGIHEIGKQHTAEARQANFELPRMPPWFVYVGGQKLYKALAGILRLVGLSLMADYKSEGHLSVITDIPLGYLRKLVLEVRQKEYTKESWQSWYHRTGSGQLLRQASTAVCILNEMIFGISGQAVDAFTRMFQKSKIKGAEFQESDDVSSGGQPHKHKPAVLDESVWKIALQKGSRDHFIDCIGKILHEYLCSEVWELPVDHPSLLMQSGAEVEDITSYFFRDIAMLHQVIIDGIGIFALCLGSDFASSGFLHSSLYLLLENLICSNFEVRSSSDAVLHLLSTTSGHSTVGQLVLANADYIVDSVCRQLRHLDLNPHVPNVLASMLSYVGVGHKILPLLEEPMRCVSQELEILGRHKHPDLTIPFLKAVSEIGKASKREAFSLPSQAYCNLMLFKSKVSDSEKEVQAELRQGSSSGFADGIDVTLMESEQWETIVFKLTDSRRYRQTVGSIVGSCLTAATPLLASMSQAACLAALDIIEDGISTLAKVEEAYKLEKETKEAIEEELQLCSLYQLKDTLTAADDSTVENRLLPAMNKIWPLLVVCVQQKNTVVVRRCFSVISSVVQICGGDFFSRRFHTDGPHFWKLLSSSPFQKKPNSKERTPLQLPYRSADVSSEDTIAETSSLKVQVALLNMIANLSQNKRSASALEVVMKKVTGLVVGIACSGVAGLHDASVNALKGLASIDPDLIWLLLADVYYPSKKKDLPSPPTLDFPGISEILPPVTSCKEFLYVKYGGQSYGFDVDFKSVERVFRKLQTFGVI, encoded by the exons ATGTTTACTAGCATTTTTGCAGTCAGAAGCAGCTTCGGCTGCTGTGGGACACTGGCTATCGCTTCTGCTCAAA ATACTGAGGTTACACGAGGACATCGAGGTTGTGCAAATCTGCGTATTGAATCCTTTTTAACCCTACGTGTTCTTGTTGCTAAG gTTGGTACTGCAGATGCGTTGGCTTTCTTCTTACCTGGTGTCGTTAGTCAGTTTGCCAAAGTGTTGCACATTTCAAAAGCAATGATAAGTGGGGCTGCTGGAAGTGTAGAAGCTATTGACCAAGCAATTAGGGGATTGGCTGAGTACCTTATGATAGTCCTCCAAGATGATGCCAATTTATCTGGTCTTGATATGTACAAAGATGATTCTTTTGGCCATAAGTCAAATAAGTACAAATCTACGACTTCATTCTTGGAGGAACTCCGTCAGTTACCATTGAAAGCTCAGAGCAGAAGAATGCTGGAAAATGTAAATGGTGAATCAATCAATTCAGTTAGTACTAAGACTGAATCTGGAGAGAAAAGTAGCCCCAATCTTGACAAAGGAATGGGATCTTTTCATGTAGATCGTACAAAAGAGTGGATTGAGAAAACCTCTGGGCATGTGAACAAACTATTATGTGCAACATTTCCCTAC ATATGTGTTTATCAAGCAAAAAAGGTGAGACACGGGCTTTTTGTTGCCATCCGGGGGCTGCTATTGAAGTGCAATTTCACGCTAGAAAAGAGCAAACAGATGTTTTTG GAGTGCTTATGTGCCTTGGTTGTTGATGATTCTGAAGAGATTTCAGCTGCTGCTCAGGACTTTATGGAATATTTATTCTCGGCCTCTGGGAAACATCATGTAGAACATGACATTGCTGCGATTTTTAGCAG GCTTATTGAAAAGCTTCCAAAGACAGTGCTTGGGAGTGATGAATCACTTGCACTTTCACATGTTCAGCAATTGCTTACAGTGATATATTACTCTGGTCCTCAGTTTCTGTTGCGTCACCTCCAATCTCCT GTTACAGCTGCTAGATTATTGGATGTTTTTGCCCTCTGTCTTAGTCAGAATTCAGCTTTTACTGGTTCTCTAAGCAAGCTTGTTTCAACAAGGTCGTCTTCTGTAGGATACCTTCCCTCTGTTGATGAGTTGAAAGGCTTGCATATTGTGGGTGACAGTGAGGTCTTACACAGTGCTGCTTCATCTAAAAGTTCAAAGCTCACAGGTATCCATGAAATTGGAAAACAACACACTGCAGAAGCTAGGCAGGCAAATTTTGAGTTGCCACGCATGCCCCCTTGGTTTGTTTATGTTGGGGGCCAGAAGTTATACAAGGCTCTTGCTGGGATTCTTAGACTTGTAGGTTTATCTTTAATGGCAG ACTATAAAAGTGAAGGTCATTTATCAGTTATTACTGATATTCCCTTGGGCTACTTGCGTAAATTGGTTTTGGAAGTTAGACAGAAGGAATACACTAAAGAAAGCTGGCAGTCTTGGTACCACCGAACTGGTTCAGGGCAGTTACTGCGCCAGGCCAGCACTGCTGTATGTATTctaaatgagatgatatttggCATATCGGGTCAGGCAGTTGATGCTTTTACAAGAATGTTTCAGAAATCCAAGATAAAAGGGGCAGAATTTCAGGAATCTGATGATGTATCTTCTGGTGGCCAGCCTCACAAACATAAACCTGCTGTGTTAGATGAATCTGTTTGGAAAATTGCATTGCAGAAGGGTTCTAGGGATCACTTCATTGATTGTATTGGGAAAATCTTACATGAATATCTTTGTTCTGAAGTTTGGGAACTTCCAGTAGATCATCCATCTTTGCTAATGCAGTCTGGTGCTGAAGTTGAAGATATTACTTCGTATTTTTTCCGTGATATTGCCATGTTACATCAG GTTATTATTGACGGAATAGGCATCTTTGCCTTGTGCCTCGGAAGTGATTTTGCTTCCAGTGGTTTCCTTCATTCGTCTCTGTATCTGTTACTCGAGAATCTTATATGTTCAAACTTTGAAGTTAGGAGTTCCTCTGATGCCGTTTTACATCTTCTTTCCACTACATCTGGCCATTCAACG gttGGGCAATTGGTTTTGGCAAATGCTGATTACATAGTCGATTCTGTATGTCGGCAACTACGGCATCTTGATTTGAACCCTCATGTGCCAAATGTGCTTGCTTCAATGCTTTCCTATGTTGGAGTGGGTCATAAAATATTGCCTCTGTTGGAGGAACCG ATGCGCTGCGTTTCACAGGAGCTTGAAATTCTTGGCAGGCATAAACACCCTGATTTAACTATCCCCTTTCTAAAG GCTGTATCTGAGATTGGAAAGGCTTCCAAGCGCGAGGCTTTTTCCTTGCCCTCTCAAGCATACTGTAATCTGATGCTTTTCAAGTCCAAAGTATCTGACAGTGAAAAGGAAGTTCAAGCAGAACTAAGACAAGGTTCGAGCTCAGGTTTTGCTGATGGGATTGATGTGACACTCATGGAATCAG AGCAATGGGAAACTATTGTGTTCAAGTTGACTGATTCCAGAAGATATAGACAAACTGTTGGATCTATCGTGGGTTCATGTTTAACAGCTGCAACTCCTTTGCTGGCTTCTATGAGTCAAGCAGCATGCTTGGCGGCACTGGACATAATTGAG GATGGCATATCAACTCTAGCAAAAGTCGAAGAAGCATATAAGTTGGAGAAGGAGACTAAAGAAGCAATTGAAGAAGAGCTTCAATTGTGTTCATTATATCAGCTGAAAGACACTTTGACTGCAGCTGATGACAGTACTGTTGAGAACAGGTTGCTTCCAgcaatgaataaaatatggcCGCTCTTGGTGGTTTGTGTTCAACAAAAAAACACGGTG GTTGTCCGGAGGTGTTTTAGTGTCATAAGCAGTGTCGTGCAAATTTGCGGTGGAGATTTCTTTTCCCGTCGCTTCCACACCGATGGCCCCCATTTCTGGAAACTTTTAAGTTCGTCTCCATTCCAAAAGAAGCCAAACTCGAAAGAACGAACCCCATTACAACTTCCTTACCGGAGTGCTGATGTTTCTTCAGAGGACACCATAGCTGAAACTTCGAGTTTGAAAGTACAGGTAGCACTGCTCAATATGATTGCCAACTTATCCCAAAACAAAAGAAGTGCTTCAGCATTGGAAGTTGTTATGAAGAAGGTTACTGGTCTTGTCGTGGGGATAGCATGCAGTGGAGTTGCCGGGCTTCACGATGCGTCGGTGAATGCACTAAAGGGACTTGCATCCATTGACCCTGATCTTATATGGCTTCTTTTAGCTGATGTTTACTATCCTTCGAAGAAGAAAGACTTGCCTTCACCACCAACCTTGGATTTTCCAGGAATCTCTGAAATTCTTCCACCGGTTACGTCTTGTAAAGAGTTCCTTTATGTGAAATATGGAGGCCAGAGTTACGGTTTTGATGTAGATTTTAAATCAGTGGAACGTGTATTTAGAAAATTGCAGACTTTTGGTGTTATTTAA
- the LOC107928344 gene encoding uncharacterized protein isoform X1, translated as MDMAESFVRITGGSAVSQAREEEEEEDDDEERSRIFSQLKPYCLELLELSQNPKKHASSIPALLHLLRSSPPNSLQPFFDYTLFPLLLLLDAAVDCRSSQNKSESSNYKRVSDKVAEGVVECLEELLKKCHLSSVDQMVVVLKKLTYAALLSPSEASEEFREGVIKCFRALLLNLHHCSNQSCLCKQSLDLPMLLATRDMLMPNGTLEFDLEQGECLLAFLQSEAASAAVGHWLSLLLKAADTEVTRGHRGCANLRIESFLTLRVLVAKVGTADALAFFLPGVVSQFAKVLHISKAMISGAAGSVEAIDQAIRGLAEYLMIVLQDDANLSGLDMYKDDSFGHKSNKYKSTTSFLEELRQLPLKAQSRRMLENVNGESINSVSTKTESGEKSSPNLDKGMGSFHVDRTKEWIEKTSGHVNKLLCATFPYICVYQAKKVRHGLFVAIRGLLLKCNFTLEKSKQMFLECLCALVVDDSEEISAAAQDFMEYLFSASGKHHVEHDIAAIFSRLIEKLPKTVLGSDESLALSHVQQLLTVIYYSGPQFLLRHLQSPVTAARLLDVFALCLSQNSAFTGSLSKLVSTRSSSVGYLPSVDELKGLHIVGDSEVLHSAASSKSSKLTGIHEIGKQHTAEARQANFELPRMPPWFVYVGGQKLYKALAGILRLVGLSLMADYKSEGHLSVITDIPLGYLRKLVLEVRQKEYTKESWQSWYHRTGSGQLLRQASTAVCILNEMIFGISGQAVDAFTRMFQKSKIKGAEFQESDDVSSGGQPHKHKPAVLDESVWKIALQKGSRDHFIDCIGKILHEYLCSEVWELPVDHPSLLMQSGAEVEDITSYFFRDIAMLHQVIIDGIGIFALCLGSDFASSGFLHSSLYLLLENLICSNFEVRSSSDAVLHLLSTTSGHSTVGQLVLANADYIVDSVCRQLRHLDLNPHVPNVLASMLSYVGVGHKILPLLEEPMRCVSQELEILGRHKHPDLTIPFLKAVSEIGKASKREAFSLPSQAYCNLMLFKSKVSDSEKEVQAELRQGSSSGFADGIDVTLMESEQWETIVFKLTDSRRYRQTVGSIVGSCLTAATPLLASMSQAACLAALDIIEDGISTLAKVEEAYKLEKETKEAIEEELQLCSLYQLKDTLTAADDSTVENRLLPAMNKIWPLLVVCVQQKNTVVVRRCFSVISSVVQICGGDFFSRRFHTDGPHFWKLLSSSPFQKKPNSKERTPLQLPYRSADVSSEDTIAETSSLKVQVALLNMIANLSQNKRSASALEVVMKKVTGLVVGIACSGVAGLHDASVNALKGLASIDPDLIWLLLADVYYPSKKKDLPSPPTLDFPGISEILPPVTSCKEFLYVKYGGQSYGFDVDFKSVERVFRKLQTFGVI; from the exons ATGGTTGTGGTTCTGAAAAAATTGACTTATGCTGCTTTGCTCTCTCCATCTGAGGCATCAGAAGAGTTTCGTGAAGGAGTTATCAAGTGTTTCAGGGCTTTGCTTCTGAATTTACATCATTGTTCCAATCAGTCCTGCTTGTGCAAACAAAGTCTTGATCTACCGATGCTCTTAGCAACTAGAGATATGCTGATGCCAAATGGAACTCTAGAGTTTGACTTGGAACAAGGAGAATGTTTACTAGCATTTTTGCAGTCAGAAGCAGCTTCGGCTGCTGTGGGACACTGGCTATCGCTTCTGCTCAAA GCTGCAGATACTGAGGTTACACGAGGACATCGAGGTTGTGCAAATCTGCGTATTGAATCCTTTTTAACCCTACGTGTTCTTGTTGCTAAG gTTGGTACTGCAGATGCGTTGGCTTTCTTCTTACCTGGTGTCGTTAGTCAGTTTGCCAAAGTGTTGCACATTTCAAAAGCAATGATAAGTGGGGCTGCTGGAAGTGTAGAAGCTATTGACCAAGCAATTAGGGGATTGGCTGAGTACCTTATGATAGTCCTCCAAGATGATGCCAATTTATCTGGTCTTGATATGTACAAAGATGATTCTTTTGGCCATAAGTCAAATAAGTACAAATCTACGACTTCATTCTTGGAGGAACTCCGTCAGTTACCATTGAAAGCTCAGAGCAGAAGAATGCTGGAAAATGTAAATGGTGAATCAATCAATTCAGTTAGTACTAAGACTGAATCTGGAGAGAAAAGTAGCCCCAATCTTGACAAAGGAATGGGATCTTTTCATGTAGATCGTACAAAAGAGTGGATTGAGAAAACCTCTGGGCATGTGAACAAACTATTATGTGCAACATTTCCCTAC ATATGTGTTTATCAAGCAAAAAAGGTGAGACACGGGCTTTTTGTTGCCATCCGGGGGCTGCTATTGAAGTGCAATTTCACGCTAGAAAAGAGCAAACAGATGTTTTTG GAGTGCTTATGTGCCTTGGTTGTTGATGATTCTGAAGAGATTTCAGCTGCTGCTCAGGACTTTATGGAATATTTATTCTCGGCCTCTGGGAAACATCATGTAGAACATGACATTGCTGCGATTTTTAGCAG GCTTATTGAAAAGCTTCCAAAGACAGTGCTTGGGAGTGATGAATCACTTGCACTTTCACATGTTCAGCAATTGCTTACAGTGATATATTACTCTGGTCCTCAGTTTCTGTTGCGTCACCTCCAATCTCCT GTTACAGCTGCTAGATTATTGGATGTTTTTGCCCTCTGTCTTAGTCAGAATTCAGCTTTTACTGGTTCTCTAAGCAAGCTTGTTTCAACAAGGTCGTCTTCTGTAGGATACCTTCCCTCTGTTGATGAGTTGAAAGGCTTGCATATTGTGGGTGACAGTGAGGTCTTACACAGTGCTGCTTCATCTAAAAGTTCAAAGCTCACAGGTATCCATGAAATTGGAAAACAACACACTGCAGAAGCTAGGCAGGCAAATTTTGAGTTGCCACGCATGCCCCCTTGGTTTGTTTATGTTGGGGGCCAGAAGTTATACAAGGCTCTTGCTGGGATTCTTAGACTTGTAGGTTTATCTTTAATGGCAG ACTATAAAAGTGAAGGTCATTTATCAGTTATTACTGATATTCCCTTGGGCTACTTGCGTAAATTGGTTTTGGAAGTTAGACAGAAGGAATACACTAAAGAAAGCTGGCAGTCTTGGTACCACCGAACTGGTTCAGGGCAGTTACTGCGCCAGGCCAGCACTGCTGTATGTATTctaaatgagatgatatttggCATATCGGGTCAGGCAGTTGATGCTTTTACAAGAATGTTTCAGAAATCCAAGATAAAAGGGGCAGAATTTCAGGAATCTGATGATGTATCTTCTGGTGGCCAGCCTCACAAACATAAACCTGCTGTGTTAGATGAATCTGTTTGGAAAATTGCATTGCAGAAGGGTTCTAGGGATCACTTCATTGATTGTATTGGGAAAATCTTACATGAATATCTTTGTTCTGAAGTTTGGGAACTTCCAGTAGATCATCCATCTTTGCTAATGCAGTCTGGTGCTGAAGTTGAAGATATTACTTCGTATTTTTTCCGTGATATTGCCATGTTACATCAG GTTATTATTGACGGAATAGGCATCTTTGCCTTGTGCCTCGGAAGTGATTTTGCTTCCAGTGGTTTCCTTCATTCGTCTCTGTATCTGTTACTCGAGAATCTTATATGTTCAAACTTTGAAGTTAGGAGTTCCTCTGATGCCGTTTTACATCTTCTTTCCACTACATCTGGCCATTCAACG gttGGGCAATTGGTTTTGGCAAATGCTGATTACATAGTCGATTCTGTATGTCGGCAACTACGGCATCTTGATTTGAACCCTCATGTGCCAAATGTGCTTGCTTCAATGCTTTCCTATGTTGGAGTGGGTCATAAAATATTGCCTCTGTTGGAGGAACCG ATGCGCTGCGTTTCACAGGAGCTTGAAATTCTTGGCAGGCATAAACACCCTGATTTAACTATCCCCTTTCTAAAG GCTGTATCTGAGATTGGAAAGGCTTCCAAGCGCGAGGCTTTTTCCTTGCCCTCTCAAGCATACTGTAATCTGATGCTTTTCAAGTCCAAAGTATCTGACAGTGAAAAGGAAGTTCAAGCAGAACTAAGACAAGGTTCGAGCTCAGGTTTTGCTGATGGGATTGATGTGACACTCATGGAATCAG AGCAATGGGAAACTATTGTGTTCAAGTTGACTGATTCCAGAAGATATAGACAAACTGTTGGATCTATCGTGGGTTCATGTTTAACAGCTGCAACTCCTTTGCTGGCTTCTATGAGTCAAGCAGCATGCTTGGCGGCACTGGACATAATTGAG GATGGCATATCAACTCTAGCAAAAGTCGAAGAAGCATATAAGTTGGAGAAGGAGACTAAAGAAGCAATTGAAGAAGAGCTTCAATTGTGTTCATTATATCAGCTGAAAGACACTTTGACTGCAGCTGATGACAGTACTGTTGAGAACAGGTTGCTTCCAgcaatgaataaaatatggcCGCTCTTGGTGGTTTGTGTTCAACAAAAAAACACGGTG GTTGTCCGGAGGTGTTTTAGTGTCATAAGCAGTGTCGTGCAAATTTGCGGTGGAGATTTCTTTTCCCGTCGCTTCCACACCGATGGCCCCCATTTCTGGAAACTTTTAAGTTCGTCTCCATTCCAAAAGAAGCCAAACTCGAAAGAACGAACCCCATTACAACTTCCTTACCGGAGTGCTGATGTTTCTTCAGAGGACACCATAGCTGAAACTTCGAGTTTGAAAGTACAGGTAGCACTGCTCAATATGATTGCCAACTTATCCCAAAACAAAAGAAGTGCTTCAGCATTGGAAGTTGTTATGAAGAAGGTTACTGGTCTTGTCGTGGGGATAGCATGCAGTGGAGTTGCCGGGCTTCACGATGCGTCGGTGAATGCACTAAAGGGACTTGCATCCATTGACCCTGATCTTATATGGCTTCTTTTAGCTGATGTTTACTATCCTTCGAAGAAGAAAGACTTGCCTTCACCACCAACCTTGGATTTTCCAGGAATCTCTGAAATTCTTCCACCGGTTACGTCTTGTAAAGAGTTCCTTTATGTGAAATATGGAGGCCAGAGTTACGGTTTTGATGTAGATTTTAAATCAGTGGAACGTGTATTTAGAAAATTGCAGACTTTTGGTGTTATTTAA